ACGGAACAAGCAACGTCTCATTCCCTTCTCCGACGAAACGAAAGAAAAACTGGAACACTACATCGAAAAAAGGAACCAAGAAATAGCAAATAAATCGCCCTTCCTCTTTGTCAAGGAAGACGGAGATCCCTTATACCCTAAACTGGTTTATCGTGTCATACACAACCATCTGAACAGCATTTCCACCCTGTCGAAAAAAAGTCCTCACGTGCTACGCCACTCTTTCGCCACCGGGATGCTGAACAATGGAGCAGAGATAAATGCGGTAAAAGAGCTCCTCGGACATTCCAGCTTGGCATCGACCGAGATCTATACGCATGTCACATTTGAAGAATTGAAAAAAGCTTATCACAACGCTCATCCAAGAGCAAAAAAATGAAGGAGGAATAGTATGGAACTGACAATTCAATCTGTAAACTTTGACGCTACTGAACAACTACAAGCATTCGTAGAGAAAAAAATGAAGAAACTGGAACGATTTTCTGAAGATATCATTCTCTCGGAGGTCATTCTCAAAGTAGTGAAACCTGACACCGCAAACAACAAAGAAGCAGCGGTAAAATTAAATCTTAGACACAGTGAAGCTTTTGCCAGCAAAACAGCCGACACATTTGAGGAAGCCATTGATCTGTGTATGATGGCACTTGAAAA
The sequence above is drawn from the Candidatus Hydrogenedentota bacterium genome and encodes:
- the raiA gene encoding ribosome-associated translation inhibitor RaiA encodes the protein MELTIQSVNFDATEQLQAFVEKKMKKLERFSEDIILSEVILKVVKPDTANNKEAAVKLNLRHSEAFASKTADTFEEAIDLCMMALEKQILKTKEKKER